ATGCCTTGCCGCACGTCCATAAAATGTGAATGGCTGCTAACTATGTTTCTATTTTGCATAAACAATTCTCCCCTTCAACACTTTCAACCCTTCCCTCCGCCACTCCTTATTTGTCCTGCACCAATTCCCATGGCCCCTTTACACCGCTCATTCTCACTCCCTGTCTCCCTTTCAAACCCCGTCTCTCGTCTAAAAGCCCTAAGCGGCGCAGCAGGCAAAGACGAGGTAAGTCTTATGCATACTAGGGGCAAGCACTCTTCCAGGTCTGTCTATGTCACCCTCGTCCTTTTTATGGACAACAGTGGATGTAGAAACGGTTTGTAGGATTCGAGGCGCCCGATCGGGCCAGCGAAACCGCCTTCTTCTGTAGCAAATGAGGTTGGGTTTCTAAGGATTTGTAAGATGTGATTGAGACATCAGGCCAAGTAGGCTTTGCCTCATGGTTTATTTGACTTTCTCCTACCCTCGTGGGATTCGGGCATAGCTAGCGAGTTTTGGTTCAGGATTGGATAACGCTTGCCTCGTGGtccttcatcattttcCCTCGCTTCGAAAGCTAACCAACCATTTTTGTAGGTGAGCGATAAACCGAAACAATTTCAATCTCCCAAAGAATCTAGCTTGTCCTCTCAACGTCCGTCGTTGGCCTCACTCAGAAGGCTCTCTTCCAATGCCTCTGAGACTCCTTCCCTTGAGAGCAATGTGTCCAATTTACCACCTAGCAAGCGAAGTTCTCCATCATTGGGATCTCTCGCACTATGGGGTGGGCGTCGCAAAAAAGTTAACAGTGCTATGGTTGAAGACGGACAAGGCCTTGCTCTCAAGGGCATGGATACCAACGAGGAcgagaaagagagagggCGGCGGCGGAAGAGATCAAGTTCCAAATGCATCATAATGACAGAAAATGAAAATGAGCTGACGCAGACTGTTCCTCCCCCCCTTCCATCCAATACCTATCCTCCTTCAAAATCTACCCCACCGATGGCCATGCTATCTTTGGACGACCAGGTTTCCAATCTTATTCTCGGGGCTATTGACCGCGGCAGGCCTGGCAGCTCTCCCAACATGGACTCTAGCGAAATGAAGAAAACCCCCAGCGCTCTCGCCGCTCTTGGTTTGCGAGCAGCAGCTATCGGTAGCAGCAGCAGCGTCACACCTGCCCCCCCTAAATCGCCCGAGAAAATCGTCGAACCAGCTCCGAAAGAAGCCACGGAGATGAAAGCATCTTTCCTCCAGCCTTCCATGCCTGTGGGCGGTGCCAGCAAGGGACCAACCAAGAATCGTGCTCCCTCACCTTTTTTCCGCGCGAGGCGAGCTCGGGACCAGGCTCGAGCCAGAGATACGAGTCCTGAAGTTGAGGCTTTGAAGAAAGATAAGGATAATGGAGAAAGTGATGGTGAGAGCGTGGGTGGTGCGAAAAAGTTCCGGCCTCAGGCTTTGGCATACGAGGATGAGTCAGCTTCCGAAGTAGAGACCGAGGAGGAGGGATCGGGTGTAGACCTTGACGATGAGGACATCCTTGATGAGGACGGTGAAGTCATCTTTGACGAGGAAACGGAGAAGAACACGGAGGCCAACGCGGTATTCTTCGAAGGCGACGCCGCGGGATTGGGAGGTAGAGCGCCAACCGATGACCTCGATGCTGCAAGAGATGATCCCGATAATCGTAGCCAGCTCGACTTTTACGGCGAAGAAGTGGAGCAGGACGTACTGGGCGAAGGTCCCAACGTCGTCATCCCACCTGCGTCTGTCTTTGCTGTCCCTAGCCAAACTcgaggaaagaagaataaGAATGTCAGAACGGGTTTACAACTCGATACTTCTCGACCTTCATTTGCCCGCGACAGGTGTACAATCACCCTCACACAAGGTGATCCCGATGGGGCTTTGGAAGAGAGCGGCAAAAGAATGAGAAGGTATGTGGTGCTCAGCGATTTGAGTGAAGAGAGTAGGTATGCTGTGGAATGGGCCATTGGGACTGTAGCGAGGGACGGTGACGAGATCTTTCTCATCTCGGTCAAGGAAGACGAGAGTAAAAGTGAGTGCACTACAATTCATTTTATTCGTTATATAGCTAATGTAGCAAAATAGTTGACCCAAAATCGTGGTCAGAATCTGATAAGGCTCAAAAGTTGAGGATCCAGAAAGAGCGTCAGACCACCACCTTGCTTCTTGTGAAACAAGTAACTGGATTGCTATCGAGGACACGTTTGCAGATCACCGTGACATGTCAATTTCTGCACGCAAAGAATGCTCGTCATATGCTTATTGGTGGGgtttccttttttttttggctAGTGGGGCTACACTGACCCCTTGCAGATTTGATCGACTTTTTGGAGCCTACTATGGTAATCGTCGGTTCTCGAGGATTGGGTAAACTTCAAGGGTACGTCCTAGGCGACTAACAATAATCTTATCTAACGCCTCTCTAGTATCCTCTTGGGTTCCACTTCACACTACCTCGTCCAAAAGTCTTCCGTTCCCGTCATGGTAAGTCTATTACAATTTGTTCAATCAGGATGATGCTAATATCCCTCCTAGGTGGCTCGTCGACGTCTTCTCCGACCCCTTCGGAGGACCAATCCTGCCAACCTCCGACACTCACCGCGTGTCAGTCTTGCTTCTGCTAGTATCGAAAAGGCGGCATCAAGCAAgcaagaagatgatgtgGTTGACGTGGcgcaagaagaggagacGACGGATGAGGCTGCTATCGCTGCCGGGCAGCGGACGAAGTAGATGTGTGATTTCGattttcctttttcaaCTTTTGCATCCCAATATTGTAAGAATAAAGGTATTATGGATGCGAAGCATAGACATTGCCTCGATCTTTCTCTAGGTAGTGGTTGTAAAGATACAATATATGAACACAAGGGCAATTGTTTAGTATCATTCATTGGGCCTGGTGCAAGAGAACCTCATGATAAATCATGGCATCTCAACTTTTTACTTCCATTACTTCCAAATAAATGCAAGAGCTCAACCACGTTGACAAGCATCATTGGGTGACACTCAAGGCGTCTAGATTTCGACCCTTTCATTTTAGACCTATAGCCAGGTGATAGGCCGATACAAATTTAAGAACACAGGGGATAAATGCTTCAAGTAGGGAATCTGTAGTTATATCGTGGTCATCATCTCAGGTAAAAGTCGAAGTGGATTCATGAGAGAGTAGTGGTAAGCGAATTGGCAATAGTTTCGGCCTTCGGGGACTGGTCGAATTTCCTGTGGCAAGATTTAGTGACCCGATCTGTGTACGAGCCAAAGATCCTGTTATTGCTGCGGTGCAGTATGTAGTAGATGCACGAAGCTTGGAATGAAAGGAGTTCGACAGATGCATGACGGACCAGACGGACCATCCGGTCCCCGCTTACAGCATTATTAGAAGGCTAGAGATAAATCATTTACGTAAGTATAATAGTATATATTTACGTAACGTCTCATGTTTGTGTTCATATCCTCATTGTGCTGTTAGCGGTCTCCTCTATCTTCATGATTTCCTTTCCGTACCTCCTAAATTGGACAGCTCTTGATACTCTCAAGATTCAGCACGATGAGCACCTCTGGACCCCCCGCAGATGCCAAAAAGGCGCAGACGGCAGCCATGGCCGAGCTCGAGGCggctttgaagaagaagaagactaTCGAATCCGCTTTAGTATGTCTAATCATCATATCGTGTGTCGCTGTTTCAGATGACTGATTGTACGACTTCTGCTTAGGTGACGCTGGAAAACAGTATATATAACTTTGAAGGAAGCTACCTGGATGAGACGGCGGCTTCTGGTGGCAATATTATCAAGGTGGGTTGTatctcatcttcacttGTTCATTTCGTCCTTGTCTCCTCCATATATGCTGATAGGAGACTTCTTTCACGGTTAGGGATTCGATAATTATCTGAAACCTCCAACAGCGCACACACATAAGAAAAAACTCGATGTCACTGAAGCCGATCGGCTATTCAGCAGTAGTAGCGCGACATATCAACAAGTTAGTGAGACTCAAACTCGAGATGCCTTGGATCGCTTACAAACTACAGTGAAATCCTTTTACTCGCTATCCTCCCGGTGTCCCTATTTTCTCCCAACTCTTAACTTGATCACTGTCTCTTTACTGGCATTGACGAACTCGGCAGAGTTTAATTGCTAAACAACAGTACGATGCGCAGGCATCAGCTTATTCCAAGAATTAATCGAATTGAATCAACCTcattcctttttttcctcttcgATTCACCGCCACAATATGCCATTCTCTTGTGGCAATGATTGAGCTTCTCTTAACGGAATAGCGTGATGCCCTGGTGCCTCAAGTATGCGGATGGGATTTGAGGGGATGGGGTTTTGACTATGAAGCCGGTGATTTGAGGACGCAATATATATTGTCGATGGGGGGCAGAGGCCAGCATTGAATACGTTGTAGATCTTAGCAGATTTGGGTGTACTAGTATAACAGAATGAAAATGCATGCTTAGAATGGAAGTGAAAACGATGGTATACTCTTGACTCGAGACACAAAATGGCACAAACGGGCACAGACGGGCAGAATATAAACTTGTTAAGgattctcttcttctggtATAACGTCGTATCCAGATCTCCCTTGAGCACCTGCAGCGGGTACTTCGCCGGTTTCCTCCAGCTCCGGCTCGTGTGGAAGATGAACGCTtggtggaggagggaagaTGAGTGGTTTGACAAGACCATTGAAAACAAAAGTCCCATAGCTTGCAACCTTCGTCAGCAGATGCAACATGGATGCAGAAAGACGCCTTGGGGGAAACCTACACTAGCAAAGCAAATCCAATGATTTGGAGGAACGATACTGGCCAAACTAGGGCTTCCCAGCCTAATCCAAGACTGACAATCCAGATACCAAGGGTTCTGCAAGTGTCCACGGTACTTCGAGTCGTTGCACTGACACTGTGTGTAACGCTCAGGCCGAAAAAGTTGAAGGATCCAATCGAGAGCATGATGGCGAAGCAGGACCAAAGGACGGTGGGAGTAGAAATAATCTGATGCCAGCCTCTGGGAATATCAAAATATGACGACCGATGGCGTAGGAACAAGTGAAGGAAGGGCATCGCAATCAGTGTGGTGACAAGTCCGAAGAATCCTTCTAATGTAACGGCTTTCTGATCTGGTGTCAATTCTGGTTTGATACTGAATATGCCGTATAAGACACTTACCAGAGGTTCGACCGTGTACCGTGACATAATTTTCTCTTCCACCACCTGGACCCAAATATAAATTTCAATGCGACTTATGGATTTGAGCAAAAGGTTACTCACATATTGACCAGCCGTGAAAATCTGAGCGAAAAGAATGACCATCACACCGACAGCCGCACGAGCAGGATCGTCAGCAGGACGTGCCGCAACAGTGGCAAGCAGCTCCGTCGGGTCGCTCAATGCCTCCTTGGCTAGACTACCTGATAATCCCACCAAGCATACACCAAAGGTAACAATGATCAGTGAGACCCATTGGTAAAGCCACAGGTGCCGTCGCAAGAATATGACGGAAAGAACAGCTACCCAGAGCACGAGAGCACCTCGGGACATTTGAAAAATTGATACAGGTGTGAGGATGAGACCGACGTTCATGAGGGTTGTGCCACAAACTGACAGATCCTTAGTATATCTCCCTCGGCGCATGGAAGAGATCACTCACTGTCGAAGAAGGCAGGGAACCATAGCCAACACATCTTCCAGCCACTTAACAGCTGTCCGTGATCGTGATGATGACCTAGCAGATGGTGCTCCTCTTCGTTCTCCTCTGTTGCCACACGCGAGTATCCTTCTGACCTTGCCTTCATAGCCTTGCGCTTCTTATAATACGCCCACAAAAGCGGAAGACCGCACATAAATTCACCTATAAACATACTGAATGGTATGTCAGCTCAAGGATTTAAGCATGGGTGGTGAATTGATCTTACTTGAGGGTTTGCCATACCTATAGTCTACCGATTCAGTAGTATTCCTAAACTATCATGACATAGGGCGGCACGTACTGGTTGTTCAAAATTGACTCGTGGCCCGTCGGCATGCTTCCCACAATTCTCAACACATTCCATATCCTGATACTTTGACCTAAGTTGGCAATCAACACAAAATATGTTTGTATTGCGTCGACACTCACAAGAGACTATTGGCGCAGCCAGTCAAGAACATACCGGCCACTAAGGTGCTGACTCCCATCTTGTTTGGCATTCTGCCCTAATATGTTGGTGGGATGGCAAGAAATGAATAGGTGGGAATGATGAGATAGCTCTGGATAGCTTGTGAAGTAGAATAGGATGTCAGCTGAACGATGAATGGATAATAGTGACCCGGCGTTGTGTCGCCGCtcatcatctcttctccttcttttaCCCGTCGGACTAAGCCGAAATGCAGGTGCTATTATTTTTTATGATGGATGATCATTGTGTGCATCGTCTCATCGCTttgaggaaggagaatACTTGTATAGAGTAGTTGGTCTACCATCGGTAGCCAGAATGCGAATTCAATGAACAGCCTGTTTCTACTCTCTCGGTATGACCCATAAAGAGAGGTACATATTATGCGAGATCACGGCTGTAAGGCAAATATTTAAACCCTGTGAAGGAACTGTTGCATTTCTTCTTACGTCGATGTCCTACTACTATGTAACGAATACACGCCCCATAGATAATACAAGAGTGTTACGCCTTCAAACGCCTTGTGCGGTTCATGTAGAATTAAATAAATTAGAAAGACACTAGGAGTTTAATACCTGCGGTCACTAGATAGCAAACATGTAAGCGGCGTAGAGTCGTTCGTGTCAGATTGATTCGCTTACCggttgaagaagataaagCCGGCATTGAGGTAGGTGGCTATCGATGTGCAAATTAGCTTGAGGCCTTATTCCAAAGATGACTAATAAACGTACCGTAACCGAGCCAAGCACAGTAAGGAGCCAAGAACCAGGTGGTGCTGAATGGTGTGTTAAGATCGTGCATCTTAACCTGAAGATGATTGTCAGCTGGTTATGTAAAATGAAGGGATATACTTTGTAGCACTTACAGTCATTGCAGCCACAGTCCCAGTGAGAGCGAGAAGGTTTCCAAGGGCAATTTCCTTCTGTTTGAAaccgaagaagaggggTGACCAAATGAGGTTGAGACCCAACTGTGCGTAGTACAACTGAAGAGCTTGGTCCGCTTGGGCACTATGATCCGACAAATCAGTCACAACTGACAAAACAGCTCTGTTGCTAAGGATCACTCACGTTCCAGAGGGAGTCACAGCGGTGTCAAAGGCCCGGACAGCAAGGTGTGAGGCATAGCCCATGAGTCCGTAAAGGACAGTCCATACCTGAAGATAGATCTAAGCGATCTCCCAAGATCCTTTACCAGCGAGAACTTACTGGACCAAAGACTTCCTTGGGAGGAGTGCCGGGAGGAGCTGTCATGGTCTACTTCAATTAGCAGCGAGCCCGAAAGCATACACTATAAAACTGTGCTCACTGTATACCAGTTGCTCCTCGAGCTCTGTCCGGTAACGAACCCGCTGGCAATACCCAAACCAATCGGAAGGCCGACTAATTAGAACCTGTTGATGAGTCTCGAATAGACTTGACCATGTACAAGAGAGCGCACGTACCGGCCAAGACTGGGTTACGGGCAACGTCGAAAAGAAGTTCAGGCAGAGGCGACATGTTAGAGGATAAGTGTAAGTTATTAGAAAGTGTGTTGTTGAACCTTCAAATATCAAATGTACTGAGTCTTGCTAGGGGGAGATGTTCGGATCTCTGAGGTATATATAGGGAGGCGGAGAACCCGGCTAGGCCTGCATGTCCCGCGAAAGTCAAGGCACTATTAGATACCTACGGCGTGAATCTGGCACCTGACGACTGACGACACTGCACCGCGGGTTGGACCAATCCAGAGCCCAGAGTTAGTGTAAATGATTAAACTGAAATTATACGCTGATGATGTCATTCTCCGAACGCGAGGGAAGTTTGCTACGATCGTCATTGTTGGATTCAAAAGTATCACGCTCGTTTCTTTTTCGGCCCTCCTTTTTGGGAATCTTCTAACACGAATTGATTatcatccttctcaacTGTGCCTTGGTCCTATTAGATAAATGCCAACATTCAATTAGATAAGAGGAGATGACATGATGGTTATTAAGATGGTTTACCCTACGACGTCACACTCGCCACCTTCCCTCCACCGTCGGCCGTTCTATTATTACGTAAATTTATATTTTCTTGTTGACTAGCGGTGATGTCCGACCGGTGAAGGATGCAAGATTTAATAATTTTGGGCGGTGGAGCCTCCACCGGCTTATTTCTCTGTGACCGTTTGGAAATCCAAGTCCTCATATTATTATCGTCCATTTATTCCCTGTTGGGACGACATTGCAATTCACAGTTTTCGCGCCACAACGACAGCAGACTTTAGCATCGAAAAATGTCAAGACGGCCAGACCACGGCTATATCGATCAAGCTTCAGAAGATCCTGTCAATATCGTCTCGGCACCAATCGAAGATCTTGAGCCAGTCCCTCACGGAAAAGAGGAGGCTGAAGCGTTGAATGAAGATTCTGGATCGAGTATCGAAGAAGAGTCTGAAGGGGAACCATtcgaggacgaggatggGGGCGATTTCGATTTCAGCGTATTAGATGTTGGTGGGTCgggtgaagaggaagaagaggaggatgatggagattgggatgtggatgatgaggattGGGAGCTCGCTAATGGAGGTATGTAAACTGGTCACCAAAAGTGAAAATCACGAAAAGTGCTTATATAACGGAACGATCTAGACTTTACCAAGCAATATAACCGAGTTCGACAGCAGCACGCTGCAACATCCGGTTCTGCGCCCTTACCCGCCCGAAACCTCTCCCAACAGACGAAATCGAAGTTGTCCAAATCCAATCCTACAGCCGGATCTGGAGTGGTGACGAATCCGAAAGCAGCACAGGATAAACATGATAAAGATAAAAGCGATCGAGCTACTCAGGAGCAAGTGCTTGATGGACGTACACGACTGGTTTTGGCGGGATTAGTCAATCGAGGGGTTATCGGGATGATTGAACGATGTATCAGTACTGGTAAAGAGGTACGTTGGTCGACCCAAGTACAACGTCTAATCCATTTCACTAACTAAAAAATCGATTCTAAAAGGCAAACGTCTACTATTCGTCCCCAGGCCGCGCTGTCAAAATCTACCGAACTTccatcctcgtcttccGTGCGCGACAAAACTACATTGTAGGCGAACAACGTTTCCGGGGCGAATACACTTCCTCTCGAAATCCTCGAAAGATGATTCGTGTATGGGCTGAGAAAGAGTTGCGAAACCTGAGACGTTTGGTTCAAGGAGGTGTGCGTGCGCCGGTAGTCCATGAGTGTAAGGAGAATGTGCTCGTCATGGATTTCTTGGGGAAGGGCGAGGTGTAAgttttttttcttttttcttttcttttgtATATGGAACGAGATAAAAAGAATATGATAATGAGCTAATCGGATTGTGGAAAAATCAGAGCGTCACCTCGTTTGAAAGATGCAGATATTCCCGAGGACAGGTTACCCGATCTGTATGCAGAACTGATCATTGCGACCCGAAGAATGTACCAGCACTGCCACCTCGTCCATGCCGATTTGAGTGAATACAACATTCTGTAAGTAAAACTCTGTCCTCTGCTTCTTTCCCCCCGTCCCCCGTCCCCGGCATATGTATACTAACCCCGGCATGTTTAAGGTTACACGATAACCATCTATACATCATCGACGTCTCCCAATCCGTCGAACATGACCATCCCCGTGCATTCGACTTCCTCCGTTCCGACATTTCCAACATTGAAGAATTCTTCTCCCGCCGTGGAGTCGCGACGCTCGGGATCCGGCGATCATGGGAATTCATCGTCACCGAGAACATTGGTCTTTCCCCCTCTGGCTCTGCCTCGATATCattggagatggagaagggTGACGAGGGTGAAAGCCGCTTGGTGGGTGTTTTGGCAGAATGGCTGAAAGAACCGTCGGACAAGACGGATGATGCGGTGTTTATGGAGTCGTATATCCCGAGAACGTTGGCGGAGGTGTATGATCCCGAGAGGGATGTGGATGTGCTGAAGCGTGGGGGAGGGGATGAGTTGATTTATGCGGGTGTGACGGGTTTAAAGTTGGCGCAT
The sequence above is drawn from the Cryptococcus gattii WM276 chromosome N, complete sequence genome and encodes:
- a CDS encoding uncharacterized protein (Similar to TIGR gene model, INSD accession AAW47156.1), with protein sequence MAPLHRSFSLPVSLSNPVSRLKALSGAAGKDEVSDKPKQFQSPKESSLSSQRPSLASLRRLSSNASETPSLESNVSNLPPSKRSSPSLGSLALWGGRRKKVNSAMVEDGQGLALKGMDTNEDEKERGRRRKRSSSKCIIMTENENELTQTVPPPLPSNTYPPSKSTPPMAMLSLDDQVSNLILGAIDRGRPGSSPNMDSSEMKKTPSALAALGLRAAAIGSSSSVTPAPPKSPEKIVEPAPKEATEMKASFLQPSMPVGGASKGPTKNRAPSPFFRARRARDQARARDTSPEVEALKKDKDNGESDGESVGGAKKFRPQALAYEDESASEVETEEEGSGVDLDDEDILDEDGEVIFDEETEKNTEANAVFFEGDAAGLGGRAPTDDLDAARDDPDNRSQLDFYGEEVEQDVLGEGPNVVIPPASVFAVPSQTRGKKNKNVRTGLQLDTSRPSFARDRCTITLTQGDPDGALEESGKRMRRYVVLSDLSEESRYAVEWAIGTVARDGDEIFLISVKEDESKIDPKSWSESDKAQKLRIQKERQTTTLLLVKQVTGLLSRTRLQITVTCQFLHAKNARHMLIDLIDFLEPTMVIVGSRGLGKLQGILLGSTSHYLVQKSSVPVMVARRRLLRPLRRTNPANLRHSPRVSLASASIEKAASSKQEDDVVDVAQEEETTDEAAIAAGQRTK
- a CDS encoding Integral membrane protein, putative (Similar to TIGR gene model, INSD accession AAW47159.1) — its product is MPNKMGVSTLVAGMFLTGCANSLLSKYQDMECVENCGKHADGPRVNFEQPVWQTLNMFIGEFMCGLPLLWAYYKKRKAMKARSEGYSRVATEENEEEHHLLGHHHDHGQLLSGWKMCWLWFPAFFDICGTTLMNVGLILTPVSIFQMSRGALVLWVAVLSVIFLRRHLWLYQWVSLIIVTFGVCLVGLSGSLAKEALSDPTELLATVAARPADDPARAAVGVMVILFAQIFTAGQYVVEEKIMSRYTVEPLKAVTLEGFFGLVTTLIAMPFLHLFLRHRSSYFDIPRGWHQIISTPTVLWSCFAIMLSIGSFNFFGLSVTHSVSATTRSTVDTCRTLGIWIVSLGLGWEALVWPVSFLQIIGFALLVYGTFVFNGLVKPLIFPPPPSVHLPHEPELEETGEVPAAGAQGRSGYDVIPEEENP
- a CDS encoding uncharacterized protein (Similar to TIGR gene model, INSD accession AAW47161.1), producing the protein MSPLPELLFDVARNPVLAVGLPIGLGIASGFVTGQSSRSNWYTTMTAPPGTPPKEVFGPVWTVLYGLMGYASHLAVRAFDTAVTPSGTAQADQALQLYYAQLGLNLIWSPLFFGFKQKEIALGNLLALTGTVAAMTVKMHDLNTPFSTTWFLAPYCAWLGYATYLNAGFIFFNR
- a CDS encoding Serine kinase, putative; Rio1p (Similar to TIGR gene model, INSD accession AAW47163.1; involved in cell cycle progression and processing of the 20S pre-rRNA into mature 18S rRNA), which gives rise to MSRRPDHGYIDQASEDPVNIVSAPIEDLEPVPHGKEEAEALNEDSGSSIEEESEGEPFEDEDGGDFDFSVLDVGGSGEEEEEEDDGDWDVDDEDWELANGDFTKQYNRVRQQHAATSGSAPLPARNLSQQTKSKLSKSNPTAGSGVVTNPKAAQDKHDKDKSDRATQEQVLDGRTRLVLAGLVNRGVIGMIERCISTGKEANVYYSSPGRAVKIYRTSILVFRARQNYIVGEQRFRGEYTSSRNPRKMIRVWAEKELRNLRRLVQGGVRAPVVHECKENVLVMDFLGKGEVASPRLKDADIPEDRLPDLYAELIIATRRMYQHCHLVHADLSEYNILLHDNHLYIIDVSQSVEHDHPRAFDFLRSDISNIEEFFSRRGVATLGIRRSWEFIVTENIGLSPSGSASISLEMEKGDEGESRLVGVLAEWLKEPSDKTDDAVFMESYIPRTLAEVYDPERDVDVLKRGGGDELIYAGVTGLKLAHESANAKEREKESAGADGGAGVDVDVKDEEEGVDESVERSKKGKSKSKDEGSKNKKSTKSVRFEDGVNEQDEEDDAQKAEEGDEEEGMDKKSRGFRHEDRESKKERKKAVKEEQREKRKTKMPKAEKQKLIKKSASRH